ggataaggaaaatgtagttgcggatgcactttcacacatatgcacgcttgtcactaaacttgagttgaatgttattggctttgagcacataaaagacttgtatgctaatgatccaccttttgctaatccttatgctaaatgtttgacgcatacatcttgggaacaatattacatcaaggatggttatcttatgaaaggtaacaaactatgcattcccgagtcttctcttcgtttgctccttttgcaagaggctcatggaggcggactcatgggacattttggacgtaacaagacattcgccacgctctccaagaactacttttgtcccaagatgttccgcgacgtctcacgcttcaccacccgatgctctaaatgtcgcaaagctaagtctaaagctcaatcccatggtctttacatgactcttcctattccttatcaatcgtgggaagacattagcatggattttgtacttggtttgcctagaactaaaaatggcaaagattccgtgtttgttgttgtggaccgtttttctaagatggcacatttcatcccttgcaacaagatagacgatgcttcacacattgcaaatctcttttgtagggaaatcttgcgcctccatggagtaccaaatacaatcgtctccgaccgcgacgtcaagttcttgagttacttttggaagacgctatgtgccaagctcggaatcaagctcttgttctcaaccgcataccatcctcaaaccgacgaccaaacggaggtgacgaaccatacactctccactctacttcgcgtgttgatcaagaagaacattaaggagtgggaggagtgtctacccatcgccgagtacgcctacaaccgtgcaagacatttgacgaccggcaagtcccccttcgaggtcgtctacgacttcaacccgttgtccccattggacattctacctcttccactacaagagcgcaccaacctcgacgcaagtgcccgtgcaagctatatcaagaagatgcatgaagatacatggcacaccatcgagcaccaagtacaacgactcgcgaccaagctcaacgtcaacaagcatcccatgatattaaatattggagacctcgtgtggctacaccttcgcaaggaccgcttccccaacgaacgcaagtccaagcttctccctcgagccaacGGACCCTTCAAggcgctagcacgctacaacaacaacaacgcttacaagatcgatctcccacgcgacaagtacaacgtgagcgacatcttcaacgtctccgatctcccccgtaccatggtgatgaggattttgatccgaggtcggatctttcccaaggggaggggggagatgatgcggagcatccttcggtcatccccatggaccttccatcgtctcaccaagcaccaagaggacccatgactagagcacgagctagagctctcaagaccgaggtgacttctctccttagtgatatctcatatgatcctctcgagacatggctactacctcaatccggaatgttgtgcatgattaggtaccaagaggaccctcccgaggatgcacatgaagatggtcaagaccccaagtccacggaagaagagaaccaatggaagaaggcaagaacagcctccaggcaccggacatccggccatgaccccggACATTCGGCCCCTGGAGATCCACACAGCCAGGCCTCTGGAGAAGAAGCATcagggaccggacatccggcgtccagctcggacatccggcccccctcaCCGGAAATGCGGCCAAAATTCCGGACATCCGGCACCGgcgtccagggagcacagaagcttgccccgtcagcccggacatccggcgaccgccccggacatccggcgcctcccggagcaacggacatccggcccctccgagcgGACATCCGGCGCCGCCCATCCAGAGGACAGAACGACCAtcttcaccagcccggacatccggccctaccgcctggacatccggcccctcgcgagccaccggacatccggcccgacgcccggacatccggcattccctgtctgcgcacagtgtagggccaaggcccatgtatccctcttcgcccctagactatatatactccatcaccacctatgttttagggttagcattgtgatagctcatttagagatagagctttgctcttccgtaccggatctactccacgtgagggaccgtgcctcttcggagaagatccattcggattcaaggcctccatccggagaagacaatcaggacctcctcacggagaagaacggttactcttgtatcttcctttgttgattttggatcatgtgttaccttgTGCTTTcgatgatctagcccttgtgtgatcgattccttgtcggttgagtgtttctctcattcgtccccgtgatttcctcgtgttcttccacgCGTTCTTCGTGTTTTTCCCCGTAGGaccccctccaaacgtgaaagatcggcccctagggttccgccctacatcacaacCTCTTTCAAAAGATGATAGAGTATCACAGAGCCTTTCTGCACCTTGTTTATAGTTAACCTTTGCATCCATTTTTGCTCCTTTGAGTCTGCAAGGGTTTCTCTACGAGCAAGTGGTTCTTCTAGTCTGATTGCTAGTCAGATTCCTTTTCCATTGAGGGCTCAGTCGGTTTCTCAGCGAGACGCACAGACTTGGGGGGCTAATGACGAGGGAAGACCTACGAAATAGACCCATGACAACAtagggcccagctaaaggcccagacTCATATACGCTACAGTCTAGTTAGTTGTGATAAAGAAGGGTCGTACCAAGTCTAGGTGATGCTACCAGTCAGACATGATTCTTGAGCGAGGCAGGATCCATCAGTCGGACAAAGCTTCTCAGCGAGTATTAAGACATCAGTTAGCCAATAGCAGATCAACCGGGGATGTCACGGGAGGCATTTCCCGCATTAACTACAGACTTTACCTTCTGTAATAACCATATGTTGTACTCTTGTCACATAAATGATTGTATCTAGACTTTTTTGTTATAGATACAACCATTCTATCCATTTTTAGGACAAATATTTCTGGACGGAGAGAGTAATATTTTAAGTCATCTACACGTTGCTAACCACACCTATTCTACTGACCATTGCTGCTCCTCTTCATGCACACTATATAAGCCTAGGAGGGGCACAACGTCAAGGATTCACACCATTTCATTTATAATCTCTATACACAAGAGAGAAAGTAGCACGCAGGAAGTAAGGTGTTATCTTCACAGTTGTCGGCTTACGCCCGCGGACGCGGACATACAGGTTTAGATTCGTCCATTCCCATTTATAGATGCTGTGAGTTTGAGCAAATCCTTGTCAATTTCGGGCTGTTCGTTTGCCACCTCTTCCCAACGAACGTCAGCGAGATAACATTAccgaaataaaaagaagaaactaATGAAAACTATATAATTTACATCCGGCCGTCGCACTGTCACTGGAACGTCAGCATCACCAAGAAAGCCAGGAAAGCTGCAGCGCCAACGCCTGAGCAGCAGAGGTCAACGATGCCCTCCCGCCTCTCCTTCCGTTCCTTCCTTTCCCGCTTCCCCTTGGCGAACTTCTCGTAGAGTTGCCTCGATGCTTCCTCCGCTCCACGGCGCTGCCTCGCGCTGGCCATGGCCGCGGCCACCGCGGCTAGCCCGTCCTGCCCGCTCACGCCGCCACCCTCGGCGTCCGCCGCGCACAGGCTTATTTCCCTGATATGCCCGTGCCGTTCGTCGCACATAACCGCCGCTTCCAACGCGACGCCGCCGCCGAGCACCACAGTGAACCGCGCCACGGAGTCCCCGGTCACCCACCTCCGTTCGATGGATACGGGACGCCGGCTGGAGACGTTCACGGCGGCGCCGGTTGCCGGGTCGATCAGTATCCAGCTCAGCCTCAGATCGCCTGGCGTGACCGGCGACGGCGACGTGAAGCCCTCTTGGACGAGCGCGTCGACGCGGAACGGTGACCCCAGGAACCACGTCGACGAGGCGTCCGTCTCGACGACGCGCGACATGATGGAAACGCCGTTGTGGTGCAGGTCAACGGCCGAGACGAGGCGCGCCGGGAGGGAGCTCGACACCGCGGGTGACGCGGCCGGGAACGGGAACGCGTCAGCGTAGAGCGCCccgtagccgccgtcgccgccgcagctgaCGACTTGACGTAGCGACGGCCACATCTGGAGGCAGAGCGCCCGCCACGCGTCGGGGTCGTTGGCGAGCTCCCGGAATCCCGCGCTCGCGCACCCAGCTGCCGCCAGGGACGCGCCGTCGAGACAGCGGAGCACGATGGCCAGGACGTCCGCGGGGAGGTCGTCGATGACGGTCTCAATGCCGCCGTCGTGGTCGCACGCCGGCGAACAACCCCTCGTGGTCTCCTCAACGCGAGTTCCCGCCATGACCGCAGGGTTGATCGATCGCAGAGGTAAACACGCAGCACCGCACGCACGCGGAACCGCGGTGCAACTTTTGATGGTCGCGCTGCGAACTGCGATCGACCAGCGAAACCGTGACGTTTCTCAAAATCTTGTGTAGGTTGTGATGTCTGGCTCCTGCAAGCTCCTGACGCTTCTTAAGATAAGATCCCGTGTACGATGCTTTTAGGGGTTTGATTGGGTTTGAAGCTAATAATAACTTGGTTATATATATTTGTCTGGAGGGTGAGTGATCACGGTCTGAAAGCGAGGCGACCGCCGGGTCGGCTCGTTCGTTTCTGGAGAACGGAGACGCCACGGTGAACGCAAAGCTGGCTGGAAGCTACATGTGGCGACGATTTCGCCTCCCGCTTCAATGCGTTCGTGTGTGCACCACATTTTACTGACATGCGGGCCAAGCCGTTCAGGACGCACGCATGGCTGctttgaccggcgcggcagcgaatGGGATTAGAGCAACTGTACCCCGCATAATTACGGCGAATATACGGGCTTGGCTTCAATTTTCTGACCAGAGCAGAGCTCGTATACTCGTCCGGCCCATAAATTTTTTTGCCGCAGCCCGACAAACGTTATCCCCAAAGCAATATAACTGCAAGTTTGTGGGGCAGACGCGGGTCGAGACCCTATCCCCGCAGCCGTGTTTCCCCAGATTTCCCACCACGCCGTTCGATTTTTCGCCGCCGGCAAGCCTGCGAAAGCCATGGACGGCTCTGGGGATGAGGCAGAGCGC
Above is a window of Triticum dicoccoides isolate Atlit2015 ecotype Zavitan chromosome 5B, WEW_v2.0, whole genome shotgun sequence DNA encoding:
- the LOC119308221 gene encoding probable F-box protein At2g36090; this encodes MAGTRVEETTRGCSPACDHDGGIETVIDDLPADVLAIVLRCLDGASLAAAGCASAGFRELANDPDAWRALCLQMWPSLRQVVSCGGDGGYGALYADAFPFPAASPAVSSSLPARLVSAVDLHHNGVSIMSRVVETDASSTWFLGSPFRVDALVQEGFTSPSPVTPGDLRLSWILIDPATGAAVNVSSRRPVSIERRWVTGDSVARFTVVLGGGVALEAAVMCDERHGHIREISLCAADAEGGGVSGQDGLAAVAAAMASARQRRGAEEASRQLYEKFAKGKRERKERKERREGIVDLCCSGVGAAAFLAFLVMLTFQ